The following proteins come from a genomic window of Anopheles ziemanni chromosome 3, idAnoZiCoDA_A2_x.2, whole genome shotgun sequence:
- the LOC131286579 gene encoding glutamate--cysteine ligase, with the protein MGLLSEGSPLTWDETKALAQHVREHGIEQFINLYARLKDRQGDVLKWGDEVEYIIVRFDDEGRAVQVSLRAQEILAKLNEKEAADPQGVKSLWRPEYGAYMIEGTPGKPYGGLLAHFNVVEANMRYRRMEVAALLPPNEFVMSITSFPRLGCPGFTFPPAVPTPDDEACAARSNFFPDEAIFPGHPRFKTLTRNIRQRRGEKVSINLPIFPDRDTKTPVEGSIAALPNHVHMDAMGFGMGCCCLQLTFQACNISEARTLYDQLTPMCPIMLALTAASPAYRGFLTDVDCRWNVISASVDCRTKEERGELPLKNDRFRIFKSRYDSIDSYLSPAGDKYNDVPLVLDEKLYKRLREGDIDHLLAQHIAHLFIRDSVSLFSEKVHQNDREDTDHFENIQSTNWQTMRFKPPPPNSPIGWRVEFRPCEAQLTDFENAAIVCFVVLLTRVILSYQLDFLIPISKVDENMQNSQKRGAVLTERFWFKKNITAIPTGDRAGSPQQAFQPTSQHNGTAAEKEGVEKAEAEDEYELMTIDQIINGKGTFPGLVPLINSYLGSMDVDADTHCTIQQYLKLIQKRASGELITTASWIRKEVVQHPEYKNDSVLNEGICYDLLRKAKDIQDGVLACPELLGNNIASKTTDNIPAAIEKHLTKRC; encoded by the exons ATGGGTCTGTTGAGCGAAGGAAGCCCCCTGACGTGGGACGAAACGAAGGCGCTGGCACAGCATGTCCGCGAGCACGGTATCGAGCAATTCATCAATCTGTATGCCCGGTTGAAGGACCGGCAGGGTGACGTGCTGAAGTGGGGCGATGAGGTGGAGTACATTATCGTGCGCTTCGATGACGAGGGGCGAGCGGTACAGGTGTCGTTGCGGGCGCAGGAAATTCTGGCAAAGTTGAACGAGAAGGAAGCGGCGGATCCGCAGG GTGTGAAATCCCTCTGGCGTCCCGAGTACGGTGCTTACATGATCGAGGGGACACCCGGCAAACCGTACGGTGGCCTACTTGCCCACTTCAACGTGGTCGAGGCGAATATGCGCTACCGGCGCATGGAGGTGGCCGCGCTGTTGCCGCCCAACGAGTTCGTTATGTCGATCACCAGCTTTCCTCGGCTCGGATGTCCCGGATTCACGTTTCCACCGGCCGTTCCCACACCGGACGATGAGGCGTGTGCCGCACGATCGAACTTCTTTCCCGACGAAGCCATCTTTCCTGGTCACCCGCGGTTTAAGACGCTCACGCGCAACATTCGTCAGCGGCGGGGCGAAAAGGTGTCGATtaatttgcccattttccccgATCGCGACACGAAGACACCGGTCGAGGGCAGTATCGCAGCGCTGCCGAACCACGTGCACATGGACGCGATGGGTTTCGGCATGGGGTGCTGCTGTCTGCAGCTTACATTCCAGGCGTGCAACATCAGCGAAGCACGCACGTTGTACGATCAGCTGACGCCGATGTGTCCGATCATGTTAGCCCTGACGGCAGCTAGTCCGGCGTATCGCGGCTTTCTGACGGACGTGGACTGCCGCTGGAACGTCATATCGGCGTCGGTCGACTGCCGGACGAAGGAGGAACGCGGCGAGCTGCCGCTGAAGAACGATCGGTTCCGCATCTTTAAGTCTCGCTACGATTCGATCGATTCCTACCTCTCGCCGGCGGGAGATAA GTACAACGATGTGCCTTTGGTGCTCGACGAAAAACTCTACAAGCGGCTGCGCGAGGGCGACATCGATCACCTGCTCGCCCAGCACATCGCCCATCTGTTCATCCGCGACTCGGTGTCGCTGTTCAGCGAAAAGGTACACCAGAACGATCGCGAGGACACGGACCACTTCGAAAACATTCAGTCGACCAACTGGCAGACGATGCGGTTCAAGCCGCCACCGCCGAACTCCCCAATCGGCTGGCGTGTCGAGTTTCGGCCCTGCGAAGCCCAGCTGACCGACTTTGAGAACGCCGCGATCGTGTGCTTCGTGGTGCTGCTGACGCGCGTCATCCTCTCGTACCAGCTCGACTTTCTTATCCCGATCAGCAAGGTGGACGAGAACATGCAAAACTCGCAGAAGCGGGGTGCCGTGCTGACCGAGCGGTTTTGGTTCAAGAAGAACATCACCGCCATCCCGACCGGCGATCGGGCGGGATCACCGCAGCAGGCGTTCCAGCCGACCTCACAACACAACGGTACAGCTGCTGAAAAGGAAGGAGTGGAGAAGGCCGAAGCGGAAGACGAGTATGAGCTGATGACGATCGATCAAATCATCAACGGCAAGGGCACGTTTCCGGGTCTGGTACCGCTGATCAACAGTTACCTCGGTTCCATGGATGTGGACGCGGACACACATTGCACGATCCAGCAGTACCTGAAGCTGATCCAGAAGCGTGCGTCCGGCGAGTTGATAACCACTGCCAGCTGGATACGGAAGGAAGTTGTCCAACATCCCGAATATAA AAACGATTCCGTACTGAACGAAGGCATCTGCTACGATCTGCTGAGAAAGGCCAAGGACATCCAGGATGGCGTGCTGGCGTGCCCGGAGTTGCTCGGCAACAACATCGCCTCCAAAACGACGGACAACATTCCGGCCGCCATCGAGAAGCATCTTACTAAGCGATGTTAG
- the LOC131286394 gene encoding kelch-like protein 5: MQDYLQSEKLCDVVLIAGVDGRRIPAHRLVLSASSAYFSAMFTGQLRESQQEEITLQEVGGDALQSLIQYCYTGAIEIREDTVETLLATACLLQLGTIVTACCNFLARQLHPSNCLGFSLFAEQQGCTALLKLATAYTCQHFQQVWKNQEFFMLDAAQLANLLRSDDLNVPNEEEVFHALMAWIQYDPEARKRHIPELLALVKLPLLQPSFIVDHVEALCGGANECQQLVMEAFKWHLIPGRRSLIATSRTRPRKSTMGRLLAVGGMDGHKGAISIESYDPRLDKWTLLKNMPTRRLQFGVAVLDDKLIIVGGRDGLKTLNTVESFDLNTMNWFTLVPPMGTPRHGLGVAFLEGPLYAVGGHDGWSYLNTVERWDPLARTWSYVAPMSAMRSTAGVAVLGNRLYVIGGRDGSVCHRTVECYDPHTNKWTLRAPMNRRRGGVGVGVLNGFLYALGGHDCPASNPAVCRTETVERYDPTTDTWTLIASLSVGRDAIGVSVLGDWLIAVGGYDGNQYLKIVEQYDAETNEWTQISPVNYSRAGACVVAIPNSATGVVPSAQAGTTIAPGVNPASPSNAVASTSSPSTSTTVANNSTTGWRGSTSASNYYYRRHFRICDYYV; encoded by the exons ACTACCTCCAGAGTGAGAAGCTTTGTGATGTGGTGCTGATCGCTGGCGTCGATGGCCGAAG GATACCAGCCCATCGCCTTGTTTTGTCCGCCTCGTCGGCCTACTTCAGTGCCATGTTCACTGGCCAGTTGCGTGAAAGCCAGCAGGAAGAAATCACATTGCAAGAGGTGGGCGGGGACGCACTGCAATCGCTCATACAGTATTGCTACACGGGCGCGATCGAGATCCGGGAGGACACGGTTGAAACACTGCTAGCGACGGCCTGCCTGTTGCAACTCGGCACGATTGTGACGGCATGCTGTAACTTTCTCGCCCGCCAGCTGCACCCGTCCAACTGTCTCGGGTTTTCGCTGTTCGCCGAGCAGCAAGGCTGCACCGCGCTCCTGAAGCTCGCCACGGCCTACACCTGCCAGCACTTTCAGCAGGTGTGGAAAAACCAGGAGTTTTTCATGCTCGACGCGGCCCAGCTGGCCAACCTGCTGCGCAGTGACGATCTGAATGTGCCGAACGAGGAGGAGGTGTTCCACGCCCTGATGGCCTGGATACAGTACGACCCAGAGGCCCGCAAGCGCCACATTCCGGAGCTGCTGGCACTGGTTAAGCTACCACTGTTGCAACCTTCG TTCATAGTGGACCACGTGGAGGCTCTCTGCGGAGGAGCGAACGAGTGCCAGCAGCTGGTGATGGAAGCGTTCAAGTGGCATCTTATCCCTGGACGTCGTTCACTGATCGCGACGTCACGCACCCGTCCCCGAAAGTCCACCATGGGTCGGCTGCTGGCCGTCGGGGGCATGGACGGGCACAAGGGTGCGATCAGCATCGAGAGCTACGATCCGCGTCTAGACAAGTGGACACTGCTTAAAAACATGCCAACCCGCCGGCTACAGTTCGGGGTGGCCGTCCTGGACGACAAGTTGATCATCGTTGGTGGGCGCGACGGTCTCAAGACACTCAACACAGTCGAGAGCTTCGATCTCAATACGATGAACTGGTTCACGCTGGTGCCTCCCATGGGAACGCCCCGGCATGGGCTCGGTGTGGCGTTCCTGGAAGGTCCCTTGTACGCCGTCGGTGGACACGACGGTTGGAGCTACCTGAACACGGTCGAACGATGGGATCCGTTGGCGCGCACCTGGAGCTACGTGGCGCCCATGTCGGCCATGCGCTCCACTGCGGGCGTCGCCGTGCTGGGCAATCGGTTGTACGTGATCGGTGGTCGTGATGGAAGCGTTTGCCATCGGACGGTTGAGTGCTACGATCCGCACACCAACAAGTGGACACTTCGGGCTCCAATGAACCGGCGCCGTGGAGGTGTCGGAGTTGGCGTGCTGAACGGATTCCTGTATGCCCTCGGAGGGCACGACTGCCCGGCAAGCAATCCGGCAGTCTGCCGGACGGAAACGGTCGAGCGATACGATCCTACCACCGACACCTGGACACTG ATTGCGTCGCTAAGTGTTGGCCGAGATGCGATCGGAGTCAGTGTGCTCGGCGACTGGTTGATTGCCGTCGGCGGGTACGATGGCAATCAGTACCTGAAAATCGTCGAGCAGTACGACGCGGAGACGAACGAGTGGACCCAAATATCACCGGTCAACTACAGCCGCGCCGGTGCGTGCGTCGTCGCTATCCCGAACAGCGCCACGGGAGTGGTGCCAAGCGCCCAAGCCGGCACCACTATCGCCCCTGGAGTCAATCCAGCATCGCCAAGCAATGCCGTTGCATCTACCTCTTCGCCGTCCACGTCCACCACGGTGGCCAACAATAGCACCACG GGATGGCGCGGTAGCACCAGTGCCAGCAATTACTACTACCGCAGACACTTCCGCATTTGTGATTATTACGTGTAA